From the genome of Tachypleus tridentatus isolate NWPU-2018 chromosome 6, ASM421037v1, whole genome shotgun sequence:
AGTGAAGAATAATTAAACTTACAGAAAAAGTGTAATAATTTCTAGAGAATTCAATATTATGCGTTTCTTCTCTGCCCTTAGTAACTTGACACCTAACTGAAAGGAGGCTGATAGGATTATCAGTTAGCTGTTAGCCCCGAAGTCAGCCTTAAAAACACGTCTATCCACAGCATATTTGTTATTGGCCTGACACTCATATGTCCCAGAATCCATCTGTGTTGCCGGCGTGATCTCCAGCTTACTTTTCAGCTTGTTTTCCCCATGTTGCCACTCAGAGATCTGTGTGCCAACATAAATATGaatgtatgataataataaacaaaataaaaaaggagaAGGAGATACATTTTAAACCTCAATTGTAATGAGTTAAGGAACAAACAAAGTGCtccttaacccttaaacaaaggtgtgtttaaagaaaaaataaacccctgaaaaataaaagatataattaacGTTTTCAGCTGTATTATACAAGGTAGATAAATACACGTGACTGAATTCCAGgataaattattaacattctcGTTAATGAAATGACATTCcaaatttatgtaaatttcaCATACATTTTCTCaagcaaattatttaaaaaaaaatatatctattggcactttgtatttacaattttaacattTGATGTGCTAAACTTCTTACTATACTTTTTAAAAGTTTCTAAACTAGAAAGTTTTACCTGAAAGTAAGGATGAGAAAATAATTCCACTCCGTCTTTAAACCACGTAATTTGAGGCCGTGGGTCTCCCTTGGCTACGCAAAGAAAAACGATTTTGTGACCTAAATAAAACTCGTAATCGAAATGAGATGATTTCAAGATTCGAGCTCCCTAGAAAAATAAAAGGTTACGTGTGATGTTATTCTCGCTACTTGAACgatgtttctatatatttatattatatttatgttaaaacagTGCTCACTCAAGTTAGTTATAAATACTAGTAGTATGACATATCTAACTAATAATTAGCTTAATACTACGATCTCCCTTAATGtggaagaaacaaaacagaattcTGGTTATTTAACTATAAATCGTTGCGCCACgccttaattgttattatttgtgtACGTGGGTGAGAGAGAGAAATGTAAAACATCTGATAAATTAGCTGTGTTTGTgagaaattactaatattatccaTGTTCCTCACAACCATCTGGTTCTTTTCTGCTTATTGAACTTGATGTATGAACCTCGAAACGTCCTGTCCATCAACACTTTACGTGTTTTTTAGAAATTagggttaaactttgctgaaattCCGCCACtgctataaatttattttttacgtttAATGTACATTTTGTCAAGCAAATTATTTCAACAGTTAAGCTATCTACTTTTGAATACCACAACTCTCAGTTCTCGCTTTATTGGTTTGgacaaaaaaaagttttgaaaggaAGGTCTTCAGTTGTGTTATTTACTCTGTAAGACGAAGATTCTcgttaattacattttgaaaataaaaattatatatattttttttttcgggAGAAAATTGTTGAGAATGTTACGTCCttcctccagtggctcagtggtaggTTTTATagtttacaatgctagaattcgagtttcgatacctatggtggagAGAGCCTATTGAGAGGCCTCGTACATAATAAAAATCGTACAAACAAAATGTCACTTACTACGTTAAAAGTGAAAACTTAAAGTGTATGAAACGAACCCAGATTCATTACAACCAACAAGTGCTTTAATCACTACAGCGAGAAATCTACAGACTTTCAGTTATCATTATAATGATTTGCAATGACGAGATTAGCGGGAAAGTCGCTAAGTAGAATTAAGCGAGAAACGAGACTCATAGCATGAGTTAATTATGGATACAACCATGTGATGCACAACCATGTAAAGTACAACAAACACGATTACAACATATTGATTATAGTTGTAACTTTAGAGGTGCGAAAACTTCCACTGAATATGCAACAATATAGATGATTATTTACGAATTACATAAATTTCACACTTACGTTGGGATTATCATAATATTCCCGACGACCAGGTGAAGTGTAGAATATGAATCTTGGAGAACCTGCGTGTCCCTTTTTCCTTCCTCTACCCCTTCGACCTCCTCTAATTCTAGCAGAGTCAACTGTCACAATCACCATCAGAAGCAAAAAACACAGAAGTCTGATGTTCATTTTGGAATTACTATTCAGCGTGAAATAAACACATTTGTGGTTTAATTCGAAGGTTATATCTGATCAAATATACATGTTCAAAATCAATTTTCTCTACTTATTTGCAAAACTATTTTTTCTAGATACGAGCATATGAACAAGAAAAGcaactacaaacaataatatctaataataagTCAGCGAAGGTTAACATATTCAGGGAGATGTCACAATATATTAGTTAACATTTTGTAACgcatttactattatatatttattttaatgtctatgattgtttcagttatatatttagaaatatatgtagcttatactgttaaatgtgtattgcgaaattcttgactattcaccaaagattctcgaatgtaagaatcaacaatatatgttttacgaaagcactagtatattatcaaatattgttgccaactgaacttttggGAATATTgccttaaaatttataaatggaTGCACcaaaagacaaatatatattgttggtttgccaCAGTTAGTgcactataaacctcggaagttataactgtgataaacgtttATCAATCGAAAAATCACAGATATTTCAACATGGGCATTTACAGATTTGAAACATTATAAACTTTTCAGCTCCAGAGAATTAAGTTCGaaagttagtatttctacgaggatatcAGATGTTTTCCTTGGTGAAAAACTAACGTGTGATCATTGAAACAACTAGCTAGCTAGCTGTTTAGTGAACTGTAtcgatatcaactcgaaattcatTCGCCCATCGTGGACTGTCGACAAAATGTTCAATTCCAGGCCAGCTAGAAGACTTGATGTTCTTTAGAGGTTTGTACTGGCCCGgcatgttaaggcgtttgactcgtaatatgaggatcgcgagttcgaattccggtcgcaccaaacatgctcgccctttatagccgtgggggctttagaatgtaacggtcaatcccactattcgttggtaaaagagtagcccaagagttggcggtgggtggtgatgactagctgccttccctctagtcttacactgctaaattagggacggctagcgcagatagacctcaagtagctttgcgagaaattaaaaaagaaacaaactttgtaggtttgtaaaatttctgtatgtaaattattatttgtaataactaattGCAATAACCATTATGagaaattgtattgttgtttctatatcaaaataaatatatttgttaaggCAGAAAACAGTGATAAATCTCatgtatcataaatttaattaacttctaaattcaaattataacacgtaatataataaataagggTCTCAGGTGGGATCTGAATTAGAGACAAAATTCGTTCTAAATCCAACTTCCaatcataattcaatttatacTTGTCAGTGCTAAAAATGTTTGATCGTGTCAGATTATTAAGATTTTCTTAAAGCACATTCTCTTGAACAACTAAAAAGATATACCAAAAGTTAATTGCTTGAAATTACCAAAGTTTTATAACTAGAGGTTtagaaattaatgagaaaaaaacGAACTAAAAAACGTATTATTGGAATATTAATCGATGAAGATTTGTTCTCTGAGGAAGCATAGAGGAATACTATAGTGTCACCAAATCAAGCTGACGTAAGGACGTATGGAAGCTGAAAGAGAAAATTAACGCCTCGAGGCCGAACAAGCTCTTATCGAAGACGAGGAAGAAATTAGGCTGATAGAAATGGAAATTAGTCTCAGCTGCGATTgaccaaggcaaaatgacaactttgaactcaatcgatATATTAGGCCACCATTTAATGGAAAATGTTGATAAATATTGCCAACATTTTCAAACCATGGAATGCTTCATCTCTTTCTAGAAGATTGTACAAATTACGAAAAGGTTAGAGCAGCTATTCTCAAAGAATACAAGCTAGTACTGGAGACTTATCATCAAAACTTTCGTGGCTATCGTAAACAAGATAATCAAACTTATATAGAATTCGCCCAccaaaaagaggtttattttaatCGATAGTGTAATTGTGTGTATATTGGCAACAGCTTcgacaaactaagacaattatgtctaattgaggAAATTAAACATCGTGCAAGTGATGACCTCAAACTTGGTTGTAAAGAAAGAAACACTAGAGGAAACAGCTGCTCTTTCTTataacactttaacacataaaaacacttttaataaaaataaattcctgCCATCTCAGCAAAAAACCTGCATCTGTTTAATCCactaaagttgaggattcttCTCAAAAGTCCAGCTCTGTTATCTCGAAATTTTCTGACAATCAGGATAAAATTTCATCAAAACCATCAAGGCCTCTCtgccatttctgtaaaaaaaacttGATTGTCTGATTCTTgttgtttgaagaaagaaaaatgaaacaacacCCAGTGCATTCGTGTCCACACATGGATGTAGTTTTACCAGATCACTGGATGTAGTTGATTTGGCTACTGATAAAAAGGCTGAGGAATTTAGACCATTTTGTGTCTGTTGGCTCTGCGTCTTTGACAAATGGCACTGTTAATCCCCTACCATACGTATTCTACGTGATTGAGTTAACAACTCAACTGTTGTTGTTAAAAGGTGTAATGCTTTTAGATTCTGAGGCCATTGTAGGTGGCTTTGTTAATGTCGCTATTCATAACATTAAACCTAATTTCTGGAccagttgtggatgaaataagaCCTATTCCACCAATTAAGGGTGTACCATTATTGCTGGGAAACGATATGGCTGGGGAAAAattgtttcttaattcaaaatGGTTAGAGAgccgatcactgtttcatctaaggatgattGTATTGTTGAAGAGAATTAGGACTTGTTTCCCTCACATGCTGTGACTCAAGCCTAGGCTACGAAATTAAGCCAAAGACAAATGATAAACATGTATTCAGAGGACGATATTACAGATTTTTCTCAGACATCTTATGTATCTGACagggatcttgtgaataattgttCTACTGACAAATGattggtgagtgacaatgatgaacgTGAGTGATCCTGTTCATCTGGTAAAGTCCCACTTGCTAGAAGTAAAATGATCACCGACAAAGAAAAGTATCTTCAGATCTCTTTACTATTTAAACATGCACTCTCGAaagatgaactggagaaagttcgaaatggttattttttttttttaatgacgtGCTTATAAGAAAATTGAGACGACTAAATGTACCAGATTCTGAGAGCTTGGCTGTGGTTTATCAAATGGTTGTTCTGAAAGCATATCATTCAGAAATATTGAAAGCATTCCATGAGTTCCCCACGGAAGGTCATTCAGGTGTCAACAAgaaatgtgacaaaattatgagacttTTTTTACAAGAAATTAGGCAAGATATTTCTTAGTTTTGGAAAACTTGTCATACATGTCAACTGGTTGGAAAACTTAACCAGAATATTGCTGTTGCACTTTTGAAACCTATCTCAGATTTCAAAGAACATCTGAGCCGTGCGATTAAtgattgtgttaagcctttaccaaaaagataacatttgtaGGGGAGCAATTTGATTTGAATTGCTGTGTAATTTTAAGATAATCAGGTTACTGCATGggttgtgttatatatatatatatatactgtcacGATTTCTGAAATTGTATAATTCTTcgataatgtatattatttaatgtattgcTGCTAAGACTCAgcgttgtttgtaagtttgtataacgtttgtatatagatcattatttgtaaaaacaattttaataattgttatgataaattgcattgtattttgtgtatttgtgttaagatagaaaatgtgtgtataaaacttgttagtaaatatcataaatatgatacatgtcgacatttatttaacttctaaatccaaattataataagtaacaatTTTGATTCAAACACATGATCATTGAGTGTGTGAATGTGTCTAAGATGCCACTAGTTATTGTGACAATTGCTGACATTTGCTAACATAAATTTGTTAAACGTGGTAGTTATGAAAGACATTGGTCAAAATTTTCTCCCAAAATTTTAATGAGAAGCTTAAAAAACATTtgatgtttgaatttcgcgcaaagttacacgagagctatctgtgttaaccatccctaatttagtagtgtaatgctagaagaaaggcagctagtaatcaccacctacctccaactcttggactactctttaccagcgaatagtggtattgtccgtcacattataacgcctccacggctgaaatgggcgagcatgttttgtgtgatagggattcgaacccgcgaccctcagtttacgagtcgagcgccttaattacctagccatgccggaccatttgAATATTAAACACCTTTATCAATTGATTATTGACCAAAAAGTGCTTGCCAGTATAATTAACGAACAAAATTGTGTTAATTACACATAGTTATAACTAAcgggttgataagtatcatttaGTATAACATTTTTTCTGATAAAAGTGTAGACGCTGAAAATTAAGTTTGTTACGTAACTCACCTCAACGACCTTAcattttcttttagaattttagttttgtaattgtAAAGGTTTGTACAAATTGTGTTGAATTACAGGCAAGAAGAAAGAACTAAACCTggaaaagatatatatttaaaattatgtctgAAAATCTATAACTGATAACAAAGAGAACAAAATAGCTATTTTAGCGTGTCAAACTCACCTCGCTGAACGTTGTCGAACTTAATGTCAACTTTAAGAAGTCTTGAGAATGTCCTTGCAATCGAAAAATGCCCAGAGAAACGAAAGCGAGTAAAATTCAACTCCACGTAAACAGTATACCGTGTGACATTATGGATTATTTGCACGCACGATCTTATATCTCCTTTTAAAATTCAATCGTTTAAGCACGTGCTCTCTGCGCATGTTGTTATTGATCCCTCCATCCAGTCGCAAGCGTAAGTTTATAGCTGcataaatgtgtttatatatatatatatacttatatatattcgTACGTGCATAAAGTCATatattaatgaattttaaatCAGTTCTTATTCCATCCCAATATTCAGAAAAAACAAAGAGTTCATATGAAGTACAACATTGACCAGATTCTTACTTTAGCCTAGTTAACCAACTAAGAGAATTTAACTGCAGCAAaaaattaccagtttgttttCCTAGAGGAATACTTCATGTTAGACAGCCTGCAGTTTAGGAAGcttaatcaataaaaatctttatttatatataagcaTGCTTTTCTAACTTCGGTTTTGCTAAAAATTGATTCTATTTTCTGATAAGATCGAGATGCTTTCTTAGATCAAAACTAGAAACCAACCTTGCAATATGTATAGATTCTTAAACATACTTTTTAAGCCTTACCTAGAAAAAAATTAGACTGCACTGTTTCTTCAGTTGGGTGTCTTCCAGGCTAACAATATTGCAGGCGTAAACCCAATAGTATTTTCACGAAGTTCGGTCAACGAAGGAAATTTAGGTTAGTCTTAACTGTTTATAATCACCAAAAGTACAAAACACaagggacctggcatggccaaacgcgtaaggcgtgcgactcgtaatccgagggtcgcgggttcgcgcccgcgtcgcgctaaacatgctcgccctcccagccgtataatgtgacggtcaatccccactattcgttggtaaaagagtagcccaagagttggcggtgggtggtgatgactagctgtcttccctctagtcttacactgctaaattagggacggctagcacagatagccctcgagtagctttgtgcgaaattaaaaacaaaacaaaacacaacctttataataaaaatataacaataacagattaatattaatataatgagaTATATTAAAATCTCtattaaatactgttaaaaatcgacattaataaagtgtagaaaggctttatatatatataacgaatcTGCAAAGGTTCGTGACACTAGGTGGTTCTAACTGCAGATATTTAAGGTTGAATAATTCGATATTGTTAATGAGATGTGTGCCCTAATCAATCTCTTTCTAGAAACTGCTTGAACAACATCTGGTAAACACCCACTGTCACATGAgccgaaatattttaaaacacaatgcTTCAAAAA
Proteins encoded in this window:
- the LOC143251923 gene encoding immunoglobulin domain-containing protein oig-4-like, which produces MNIRLLCFLLLMVIVTVDSARIRGGRRGRGRKKGHAGSPRFIFYTSPGRREYYDNPNGARILKSSHFDYEFYLGHKIVFLCVAKGDPRPQITWFKDGVELFSHPYFQISEWQHGENKLKSKLEITPATQMDSGTYECQANNKYAVDRRVFKADFGANS